A stretch of DNA from Acidovorax carolinensis:
CGCGGTAGGGCACATGCAGCATGAAGATCTCGGCCGTCATCTTGAGGTATTCGAACGCCAGGTGCCCCGCGCTGCCATTGCCCGCCGAGCCGTAGCTGAGCTTGGCCGGGTTCTTTTTGGCGTAGGCAATGAACTCCTTGAGGTTATTGGCCGGCACATCGGGGTGCACCACATACAGGCTGGGCACCTTGGCCAGCAGGCTCACGGGCTTGAAATCCTTGTTGGCGTCGTAGGGCAGCTTGTCGAAGATGAAGGGGTTCACCGCCAGCGTGCCGATGTGGCCCAGGATCAGCGTGTGCTGGTCGTCTGCGCGGGCCACTTCCGACATGGCGATGTTGCCTGCAGCGCCCGGTTTGTTGTCCACAAAAACGCTCTGGCCCAGCGTCTTGGAGAGCTCGGCGGCGGTGGAGCGGGCCACGATTTCCGAACTGCCGCCCGGTGCAAAGGGCACCACAAAACGCACCGATTTGCTCGGCCACGCGGCCTGGGCCCATGAGGCCGCGGGCAGCAGGCCGCCCAGGGCCATGGCGCCGCTGGCGCTCAGCAACCGACGGCGATTGGGTGCAAGGTACTTGGGGTTATCTGAATGCATGGACTGTTTTCCGTTCAAT
This window harbors:
- a CDS encoding Bug family tripartite tricarboxylate transporter substrate binding protein encodes the protein MHSDNPKYLAPNRRRLLSASGAMALGGLLPAASWAQAAWPSKSVRFVVPFAPGGSSEIVARSTAAELSKTLGQSVFVDNKPGAAGNIAMSEVARADDQHTLILGHIGTLAVNPFIFDKLPYDANKDFKPVSLLAKVPSLYVVHPDVPANNLKEFIAYAKKNPAKLSYGSAGNGSAGHLAFEYLKMTAEIFMLHVPYRGTGPMVTDLLSGRLDAAAVGAAAMLPFIRAGKVRCIATGSAQRLPQLPDVPTVAEQGFPGFEMTQWYGMLAPASLRQEHLDKLAAETMKAVKAPESLKRLNGDAAEAIGGTPAQFAQFIAAEQARWKKVLLRAKVKPD